The following are encoded together in the Lathyrus oleraceus cultivar Zhongwan6 chromosome 3, CAAS_Psat_ZW6_1.0, whole genome shotgun sequence genome:
- the LOC127130957 gene encoding LOB domain-containing protein 19, which yields MDLRCGSGDSDGGPCGACKFLRRKCVKGCCIFAPYFESSGQGSAHFAAIHKVFGASNASKLLTRIPVHKRLDAVVTLCYEALARATDPVYGCVAHIFSLQQQVMELQAELAYVQARLSILNRISEDPQFQQPQSSSMSPTMHSSFAHHLSSNDETSYMSMFFDHPLQHDLFHPTPFELSNIHNPSSSSYYSYHQELHEQELQDFPREL from the exons ATGGATTTGAGATGTGGTAGTGGAGATAGTGATGGTGGACCTTGTGGTGCGTGCAAGTTTCTAAGAAGAAAGTGTGTGAAAGGTTGTTGCATATTTGCACCTTATTTTGAGTCATCAGGTCAAGGAAGTGCTCATTTTGCTGCTATTCACAAAGTGTTTGGTGCTAGCAATGCATCCAAGCTACTCACACGCATTCCAGTTCATAAACGTCTTGATGCTGTTGTTACTCTCTGCTATGAGGCTCTTGCTAGGGCTACCGACCCTGTTTATGGTTGTGTTGCTCACATCTTTTCTCTTCAACAACAG GTTATGGAGTTGCAAGCTGAGTTAGCCTATGTTCAAGCTCGTCTTTCGATATTGAATCGCATCTCTGAAGATCCTCAGTTTCAACAGCCTCAAAGCTCTTCAATGTCTCCAACTATGCATTCTTCATTCGCTCATCATTTGTCATCGAACGATGAAACTTCTTACATGTCCATGTTCTTTGATCATCCTCTACAACATGATTTATTTCATCCAACACCTTTTGAGTTAAGCAACATTCACAatccatcatcatcatcatactaTTCCTATCATCAAGAGCTTCATGAACAGGAGCTTCAAGATTTTCCTCGAGAACTTTAG